Proteins from a genomic interval of Papaver somniferum cultivar HN1 chromosome 4, ASM357369v1, whole genome shotgun sequence:
- the LOC113272653 gene encoding uncharacterized protein LOC113272653, with product MCGEESTTHMLIQCTFARSVWNAISQDIAQEISSVQDIQHWIKTWSNTYSSINFKKQETINLIVIALWFIWKAICELVFDNKRSSTNSLNTELEISARTEGSGTNINRWNPPQRGWLKINIDASVPPGSNIAGIALIIRYFAGQLVEAWTMIERVRDVTQAEVVAALKALRWIYQLQLQNVT from the exons ATGTGTGGAGAAGAATCTACCACTCATATGCTTATTCAGTGCACCTTTGCAAGGAGTGTTTGGAATGCTATATCACAAGATATTGCTCAAGAAATATCCAGTGTTCAAGACATACAACATTGGATAAAAACTTGGAGTAATACATATTCAAGCATAAACTTCAAGAAGCAAGAAACCATCAACCTCATTGTGATTGCTTTGTGGTTTATATGGAAGGCAATATGTGAATTGGTGTTTGACAACAAAAGAAGCTCTACTAATAGCTTAAACACAGAATTAGAGATTTCTGCCAG AACTGAAGGAAGCGGAACTAACATAAACAGATGGAACCCTCCTCAAAGAGGATGGCTAAAAATCAATATTGATGCTTCTGTTCCACCTGGTAGTAATATTGCTGGAATTGCTCTAATTATTAGATATTTTGCAGGTCAATTGGTGGAAGCCTGGACAATGATAGAAAGAGTGAGGGATGTGACCCAAGCAGAAGTTGTTGCAGCATTAAAAGCTCTCCGATGGATATATCAACTTCAACTGCAGAATGTTACCTAA